A region from the Haloarcula limicola genome encodes:
- a CDS encoding transcription antitermination protein, with protein MDAADTLDAVREASASELERLGSDKLLVAVTGADLTSDAVREAAITRERGRASALAAWADESGGATANRFADAASAATERVDRIAGDDATAADAETDALSGHLETVDGTAERVGAGLVAVPLVADRFYLQVVSFFVNEADEESADTFREIRAAAGDLGAARDALAELDDEGRETARDAAIEAIGVAYEEYAETLNGMGLDPRPIC; from the coding sequence ATGGACGCGGCCGATACACTCGATGCGGTGCGCGAGGCGAGCGCGAGCGAACTGGAGCGGCTGGGGTCGGACAAACTGCTCGTCGCGGTGACGGGCGCGGACCTGACGAGCGATGCGGTCCGCGAAGCGGCGATCACGCGCGAACGCGGGCGAGCGAGCGCGCTGGCCGCGTGGGCCGACGAGAGCGGGGGCGCGACTGCGAACCGCTTCGCCGACGCGGCGTCGGCGGCGACCGAGCGGGTCGACCGTATCGCGGGGGACGACGCGACGGCAGCCGACGCGGAGACGGACGCGCTCTCGGGACACCTCGAAACCGTCGACGGGACGGCCGAGCGAGTCGGCGCGGGGCTCGTGGCGGTCCCGCTGGTCGCCGATCGGTTCTACCTGCAGGTGGTGAGCTTCTTCGTCAACGAGGCCGACGAGGAAAGCGCCGACACCTTCCGGGAGATCCGGGCCGCCGCGGGCGACCTCGGCGCGGCGCGAGACGCGCTCGCGGAACTCGACGACGAGGGCCGCGAGACGGCCCGTGACGCGGCTATCGAGGCTATCGGCGTCGCGTACGAGGAGTACGCCGAGACGCTGAACGGGATGGGGCTGGATCCGAGGCCGATCTGTTGA
- a CDS encoding MBL fold metallo-hydrolase yields MAEEYPDPPADHPSLSAADLKRRLDAGDPVRLLDVRDRDEFEQWRVDGPSVTATQLPFAKFLQAKVTDGVADLADDIAGDGPITVVCARGESSAFVAGLLTDYGFDAHNLADGMEGWARLYESHEIPCDDATVFQYQRPSSGCLSYLVVSDGDAAVVDPLRTFADRYVTDAADRDAALRYAVDTHVHADHVSGLRELATDHDVEPMLPARAADRGVAFAVTELNDDAEIAVGSAALAAVPLPGHTTGMTGFAVGDVLLTGDSVFVESVARPDLESDADGTRDLARSLYETLTRRLADFHDDTVVAPGHYSESAERAGDGTYTARLGDIRERLPAFEMDRETFVERVCADIPPRPANFERIVAVNLGTDTADAEAAFELELGPNNCAAAPMD; encoded by the coding sequence ATGGCCGAGGAGTATCCCGACCCGCCGGCCGACCACCCGTCGCTGTCGGCGGCTGACCTGAAACGCCGCCTCGACGCCGGCGACCCCGTCCGCCTGCTGGATGTCCGCGACCGCGACGAGTTCGAGCAGTGGCGCGTCGACGGCCCGTCGGTGACCGCGACGCAACTGCCGTTCGCCAAGTTCTTGCAGGCGAAGGTGACCGACGGCGTGGCCGACCTCGCCGACGATATCGCCGGCGACGGCCCCATCACGGTCGTCTGTGCCCGCGGCGAGTCGAGCGCGTTCGTCGCCGGACTGCTGACCGACTACGGCTTCGACGCCCACAACCTCGCCGACGGAATGGAGGGCTGGGCGCGCCTCTACGAGAGTCACGAGATTCCCTGCGACGACGCCACCGTCTTCCAGTACCAGCGCCCCTCGTCGGGCTGTCTGTCGTATCTGGTAGTCAGCGACGGCGACGCCGCCGTCGTCGATCCGCTCCGGACCTTCGCCGACCGCTACGTCACCGACGCCGCCGACCGCGACGCCGCGCTCCGCTACGCCGTCGACACGCACGTCCACGCCGACCACGTCAGCGGCCTCCGCGAACTCGCCACGGATCACGATGTCGAACCGATGTTGCCGGCCCGTGCAGCCGACCGCGGCGTCGCCTTCGCTGTGACCGAGCTCAACGACGACGCCGAGATCGCCGTCGGGTCGGCGGCGCTCGCCGCGGTCCCGCTGCCGGGCCACACGACCGGCATGACCGGGTTCGCCGTCGGCGACGTCCTCCTCACCGGCGACAGCGTCTTCGTCGAGAGCGTCGCCCGCCCCGACCTGGAGTCCGACGCCGACGGCACCCGCGACCTCGCGCGCTCGCTGTACGAGACGCTGACCCGGCGACTCGCCGACTTCCACGACGATACAGTCGTCGCACCCGGACACTACTCCGAGAGCGCCGAGCGAGCCGGCGACGGGACCTACACCGCCCGCTTGGGCGATATCCGCGAGCGTCTCCCCGCCTTCGAGATGGACCGCGAGACGTTCGTCGAGCGCGTCTGCGCCGACATTCCGCCGCGACCGGCCAACTTCGAACGTATCGTCGCCGTCAACCTCGGGACCGACACCGCCGACGCGGAGGCCGCCTTCGAACTCGAGCTCGGCCCGAACAACTGCGCGGCCGCGCCGATGGACTAA
- a CDS encoding DUF6432 family protein — protein sequence MRAKPEYRDRDETEVAVLDALADRHEEGMTVFEIRSRAEVTIDQIEGALPALKEDGLIEVEDNGERTVILPDEDVVGPAETDEETSLYERLRRRLPF from the coding sequence ATGAGAGCGAAGCCGGAGTACCGCGACCGGGACGAGACGGAGGTCGCGGTCCTCGACGCGCTCGCGGACCGCCACGAGGAGGGGATGACGGTGTTCGAGATCCGGTCGCGGGCGGAGGTGACCATCGACCAGATCGAGGGAGCGCTCCCGGCGCTCAAAGAGGACGGTCTCATCGAGGTCGAGGACAATGGCGAGCGGACGGTCATCCTGCCCGACGAGGACGTCGTCGGGCCGGCCGAGACCGACGAGGAGACGTCGCTGTACGAACGGCTCCGCCGGCGACTCCCGTTTTAG
- a CDS encoding PKD domain-containing protein, producing the protein MRSASGVVAALAVLAVATATGTAVAAENRPPLADAGLDQTVVTNTTVFLNANGSRDPDGAIAHVEWTIETPSGNTTAPACPTCRQTEFRPDGTGRYAVTVRAIDDDGAAREDTLYVSVTPARGPTVELSGPATTTRGSETTLVATANATETNVTRFAWLLDGTVLREESVSGENATSTLTNTFGTAGRVPVRAVVYDELGYSGAATQTLLVRAPGAGGGDNPCAQGVAPYYANGKFQGCMNGSDMIYSFDGNRTVLDSNADNGIQLYVGGELTDVGSFLENETIEDYRNGPQTGYNVDAMLEAAEENIKEKDKNSTISWGLEAISTDNQSGYVPPSAGSTQTSNVPVDSTDTNHDSEPANYDRTGEHDYSATDSRSETVSDMTDGASSAGTGSHDDYLSAEGPPSNNIVETDTDKSSGYAPPLNGAGACYTCHAEEESDSSLHTGKRDSPDESNGGLLNEISDWITF; encoded by the coding sequence ATGCGCTCGGCAAGTGGGGTCGTCGCCGCGCTCGCGGTGCTCGCAGTCGCAACTGCGACCGGCACGGCTGTCGCTGCCGAGAATCGGCCGCCGCTGGCCGATGCCGGTCTCGACCAGACGGTCGTTACCAATACGACCGTCTTCCTCAATGCGAACGGCTCGCGTGACCCTGACGGGGCGATCGCCCACGTCGAGTGGACGATCGAGACGCCGTCTGGCAACACCACCGCGCCGGCGTGTCCGACCTGCCGCCAGACCGAGTTTCGCCCCGACGGGACCGGCCGGTACGCCGTCACGGTCCGTGCCATCGACGACGACGGCGCGGCCCGCGAGGATACGCTGTACGTCTCGGTCACGCCCGCACGAGGTCCGACAGTCGAACTCTCTGGTCCCGCGACGACGACTCGCGGGAGCGAAACGACGCTCGTGGCGACCGCCAACGCGACGGAGACGAACGTCACCCGATTCGCGTGGCTACTCGACGGTACCGTTCTCCGAGAGGAGTCGGTCTCGGGCGAGAACGCCACGAGTACCCTCACGAACACGTTCGGGACGGCCGGCCGGGTCCCGGTCCGCGCCGTCGTCTACGACGAACTGGGATATAGCGGTGCGGCCACTCAGACACTACTCGTCAGAGCGCCGGGGGCAGGTGGCGGCGATAACCCCTGCGCGCAGGGCGTCGCTCCGTACTACGCTAACGGAAAGTTCCAGGGATGTATGAACGGTTCAGACATGATTTACAGTTTCGACGGCAATCGTACCGTACTCGACTCGAACGCCGACAACGGGATCCAGCTGTACGTCGGCGGCGAATTAACTGATGTCGGTTCTTTCCTCGAAAACGAGACGATAGAGGACTATCGCAATGGCCCGCAGACGGGATACAATGTCGATGCAATGCTCGAGGCGGCGGAGGAGAACATCAAGGAGAAAGATAAAAATAGTACCATCAGTTGGGGTCTTGAAGCTATTTCGACTGACAACCAATCGGGGTATGTTCCTCCCTCCGCTGGAAGTACTCAGACAAGCAATGTTCCAGTAGACTCTACGGACACAAACCACGACTCTGAGCCAGCAAATTACGACAGAACCGGAGAGCACGATTACAGCGCCACCGATTCTCGAAGCGAGACTGTTAGTGACATGACTGACGGGGCTTCCTCTGCTGGGACAGGAAGTCACGACGACTATCTCTCGGCGGAGGGGCCACCCAGTAACAATATCGTAGAGACAGATACTGACAAGAGTAGCGGGTACGCCCCCCCATTGAACGGCGCAGGAGCGTGCTATACCTGCCACGCGGAAGAAGAGAGTGATAGTTCACTGCATACCGGGAAGCGTGATTCTCCAGACGAATCTAACGGGGGCCTGTTAAACGAGATATCGGATTGGATAACTTTCTAG
- a CDS encoding DUF7093 family protein: MGLKCSVLGHTYGETTVEREREEQGSEVVITIQERETCERCGKTRIVSENKEVTSIETPADIAGDMVDDGDESEPAADEESVESVDAIDSFADSEPLDDPETETEEAERDADEGSASRPETAAGTETEVEAEAEAVEPDVDDAEILDDSDDGDRRGDSELENPTTDVSVSDAETGESVTDDEADPETDDAVIIDGDEDDAAGTTDREPGQWPEEPGDDSEDDGWRPDTDLTAEESVDGSAPAESAEGEAVTVPAGQFRCPECGFTTDVEASSLRAGDFCPECHRGTLVTGSE; this comes from the coding sequence ATGGGTCTCAAATGTTCCGTCCTCGGGCACACGTACGGTGAGACCACCGTCGAGCGCGAGCGCGAAGAGCAGGGTAGCGAAGTCGTCATCACCATCCAGGAACGGGAGACCTGCGAGCGGTGTGGAAAGACGCGGATCGTCTCGGAGAACAAGGAAGTGACCTCGATCGAGACGCCCGCTGACATCGCGGGCGATATGGTCGACGACGGAGACGAGAGCGAACCGGCGGCCGACGAGGAATCGGTGGAATCGGTAGACGCTATCGACTCGTTCGCCGACAGCGAGCCGTTGGACGACCCGGAGACGGAGACCGAGGAAGCGGAGCGAGACGCCGACGAGGGATCGGCGTCCCGACCGGAGACAGCGGCGGGAACCGAAACCGAGGTCGAGGCCGAAGCGGAGGCGGTCGAACCCGACGTCGACGACGCGGAGATCTTAGACGACAGCGACGACGGCGACCGACGGGGCGACAGCGAACTGGAGAACCCGACGACGGACGTATCGGTATCCGACGCCGAGACGGGGGAGTCGGTGACCGACGACGAGGCCGACCCGGAGACGGACGACGCCGTCATCATCGACGGCGACGAGGACGACGCGGCGGGGACGACCGACCGCGAACCCGGGCAGTGGCCCGAGGAGCCGGGCGACGACAGCGAGGACGACGGGTGGCGGCCCGACACGGATCTGACCGCCGAGGAGTCCGTCGACGGGTCCGCCCCGGCCGAGTCCGCGGAAGGCGAGGCGGTCACCGTGCCGGCGGGGCAGTTCCGCTGTCCGGAGTGCGGGTTCACGACCGACGTCGAGGCGAGTTCGCTCAGGGCGGGCGACTTCTGCCCGGAGTGCCACAGAGGCACACTCGTCACCGGTAGCGAGTGA
- a CDS encoding DUF5611 family protein, with translation MREYKMRRGEHLEDRVPDMEAFVEEHFGEVTDTEEHNGSDLLVVDEPDNPVFDRVVAGTVSFGSKKDKLALHIDEKPAEEVIAEGHVDAAEDAVTVKNDFLEGATGRDAKARRDSLKRSVEDDADKPDNV, from the coding sequence ATGCGCGAGTACAAGATGCGGCGGGGTGAACACCTCGAAGACCGCGTCCCGGACATGGAAGCGTTCGTCGAGGAGCACTTCGGCGAGGTCACCGACACAGAGGAACACAACGGGAGCGACCTCCTCGTGGTAGACGAACCGGACAACCCCGTCTTCGACCGGGTCGTCGCCGGCACCGTCAGCTTCGGCAGCAAGAAAGACAAACTGGCGCTCCACATCGACGAGAAGCCCGCGGAAGAGGTCATCGCGGAGGGGCACGTCGACGCCGCCGAAGACGCCGTCACCGTCAAGAACGACTTCTTGGAGGGCGCGACCGGCCGCGACGCGAAGGCGCGTCGGGACTCCCTCAAGCGGTCCGTCGAGGACGACGCCGACAAACCCGACAACGTCTGA